One region of Mus musculus strain C57BL/6J chromosome 3, GRCm38.p6 C57BL/6J genomic DNA includes:
- the Lce1a2 gene encoding late cornified envelope 1A2 — translation MSCQQNQQQCQPPPKCPPKCQTPKCPPKCPPKCPPKCPPVSSCCSLGSGGCCGSSSGGCCSSGGCCSSGGCCSSGGGGCCLSHHRPRRSLRRHRHSSGCCSSGGSSGCCGSSGGSGGCCGSSGGSSGCCGSSGGSSGCCGSSQQSGGCC, via the coding sequence ATGTCCTGCCAGCAGAACCAGCAGCAGTGTCAGCCCCCTCCCAAGTGTCCTCCCAAGTGCCAGACCCCAAAATGCCCTCCAAAATGCCCCCCTAAGTGTCCTCCCAAGTGCCCCCCTGTGTCTTCCTGCTGTAGCCTGGGTTCTGGGGGTTGCTGTGGCTCCAGCTCTGGGGGCTGTTGCAGCTCTGGAGGCTGCTGCAGCTCTGGTGGCTGCTGCAGCTCTGGGGGTGGAGGCTGCTGCCTGAGCCACCACAGACCTCGCAGATCCCTCCGTCGCCATCGCCATAGCTCTGGATGTTGTagcagtggtggcagcagtggatgctgtggcagcagtggtggcagtggtggctgcTGTGGAagcagtggtggcagcagtggatgctgtggcagcagtggtggcagcagtggctgcTGTGGCAGTAGCCAGCAGTCTGGGGGCTGCTGCTGA